Part of the Chanodichthys erythropterus isolate Z2021 chromosome 13, ASM2448905v1, whole genome shotgun sequence genome is shown below.
agggtgagtaattaatgacagaaatttaatttttgggtgaactaaccctttaatttccaTTGACTGTTTATCATTATAAGAtgagaagtttttttttgtttgttttttttttaattttcacattCTGACCGACTTGCCAGTGAATCATTCAGATTAATTTGTGACCGTTTTGAAAAATTCACTGAAAAGAACAGATTCAAAACAACAATTTGCTTATAAATCAGATATTACTTTGctttagggctgcaacgattaattgcgattaatcgtttgcaaaataaaagtctgtgtttacgtaatatatatgtgtgtgttctgtgaataattatgtatatataaatacacacacatacaggtataaagtttagaaaaatatgcatgtattataaatatatatatatttatatatattttatattacatataaacaaatattttatatataaatataacatttttcttaaatacatacatgaatgtgtgtgtatttatatatacattattatacacagaacacacatatattacgtaaacacagacttttattttgcaaatgattaatcacgattaatcgttgcagccctacttGGCTTGCAAGTTCTAAACTAGCAATATTTAATCGACTATATGAATAGCATAACTAGAAGAAAGTATATTTATTATAGAAATTTCTATGACTTTTAAgattgcaataatatttaattgtattaattatCGTTCAAGACATGGACAACACAATTTAAATTCTGTGATATTTCTCTGACAGTGGGAACCCTGTTAATTAAATCTTTTGATTAGCAACTCAATTACTAACATACAATTTCTATCAGCAAACGTCACTGCTCTTCAAACAGGTAAGGAATAATCTCAACATCTGAATGCATTCACCAAGAGAGCAAGATGAATCATATACACACCTGAGAGATTTCCATCTGTCTTTCTCCATGTTGTTTTCCGGTCCTTCACTCTCATATGAAGCCAGATACAAAGCTGTGAATAGATCAGATTGAGTTGAGACGAGTGTGTCATCAACAGAAAACAAAGCCACCTGTTTTCACTCATGAGGAATGTTCTGAACTCGTGTTACTTAGTTATTTAGCATGACGGCATTTTACCCCTGAGATAAATTATGACAAGCACAATTGTCTTTGTGTCTGCTTTCGTGTGTGCTAATTTCGCAACTGTCATTAGAACAGGTTTATGACGTGAGTGGCAGAAAATGAGAGCACAGAAGAGCTTTAGTTTAGACAGGAAGCACAAGTTGACAGTAAACAAGTAAGACAGAATGTAGGAATAATGTATAATCAGCAAAAGAACACCATTTTCCCTCAATACTATTATGTGTCTGGGATTTTAGTAGATGATCGCCAATGATACTGCTCAGGGGACACcacaaaaacatgcaaaagAAGTGTACTTAATAAGCTAGCATTGAAAAGCATCACATAACATCTGTACCATCTTCACTGAAGACTGGTGCGGTCAGGAGATACTGCAGAATCTTGCGGTCTCTCTCAAAAGGACACTCCACCTTCTTCCATGTCATGAACTCCATCACTTGTTTGGCCAGCTCCCAGAATTTCTGCAGCACAGTCAAGATTGATTCTGTTAGAGATCATCACCTATGTTTCGTGTGTAGCTACTCTCACACTCAATTGATGCCCTTGAAACTTCATTTCAACAGATGCATACGTCAGTGAACTAAATCTGGATGCTTCTGTTGCTATGTGACAGTGTTTTCTCAACCATCTATTGTTACTCAGTAGCTGTGACGGCAGTTGTTTCCATGCTTGCATGTATTGCCAAGCCAAACAGAAAGCATTACCTCAAAATTGACATGTCCGTTTGGGAGCCTGTTGGTACATCCTTCATTGAGGAAGTAAATGTCTTTGATCAAGAGGCTGAAGAAAGGAATAACAATCTGGAAGGCAAAAAAGGGAACGTAAGATTACACAACAGCTACAACTGACCAAATCGAGCAGCCTCACTGGAGGCCATCTGAGAGTTATCTTCACAGTAAGACTGCATCAGGCAACATTGTTTTAGAACAGCCTCTAAAAGCCTGCAGGGCAGAGCACAACTGGATCTACCACTTTGGAGGGCAATAACAATGATTCACAATGCAAGGAAGTAGTGGCATGCACGTGAGGCTTGAAATCTAAAGTCTATAGTAGCAGATTCAGCTACAACATGATAAACAAAGCTGTCTCTATATATAGATGTGTCACTCCTGTAttcaaaacacaataaaacaagcTTTAATGCATAAATATGCAGCAGATGTGGAAAATAGCGAAGAACTCAAATTCAGGGCATACTGATCAAAAAATATCCAAGTAAAAACAAGtgccatgttttttttgttgtttttttgcattttataaaacatttttacaccTGAAAATTAACAACATTCTGAAAAgtagaaaatgaaaataaatacttctttataatattacagtaaattattccatttattttttcttaaagcAGAATAAAAATCACACTAAAACTGagaaatgaataaacaaataaattgcaGAAAAGTCCCATGTGACTAATTGACCTCAAGTTCAAATTGAGCTAAAAATAAGTGTAATAACCACTAGTGAACAAAACAAGGGGTCAAAAATACGAGCAGTCAAACATGTTGATTAGTTAAGGACATTAAGGGAGCAGTAAAGCATTCCTGATTTAATTTGTTTACAGTGGAAATTCCTGCCCTGGAACATGCACTTATTTTGTCCCTTATATCTTTAAAGTAACAACACTAGCCGAAGTCTAAACACATTTGATTTTAGGGAAAAACAGGTGACATGGGCCACTGTGATGCAAAAAAAGCACGTCCCCCCCACGGAAAGCAGAGCATTCCAGAGTTGCTCTGGAACATTCTGTCTCACCACCCAAACCCACACAGCGAACATCTCCTCCCTAACCAGTCAAAGATGCAAAACAAGCCTTACgaagctcaactaaaacaaataaacaaatccaaaataaaaaaaaaataagaacacACAAAACAGTTGTGCATTTTAACGAAGACATTAACAATATCGAACATCCCTTTGGCAGACTCATGCCGGATGGATTTCATTGGGTGAGTTTGCTCAAGGAAAACACTGAAGAGCATCAGAACATTTTGTTAACTGGCCGACTGCCATGTTTTTAGAACAAAAATGGAGCATATTTTGCAGAGGAAACAGAATGTCCCATTTGACGCCTTGCCCTCAGAAAATCATCCACAAGCGGTCCAACCATTATTACATAACTCCCGACCAAAGAGGCCAAACTCAGTTTACTgtaaatacaaagcttctgcaTTTTCAAGCTATTTTTTACTGACACATTTTACGTAAGGAATCTGATTTTATCATTGTCCTCATTACGTTTGATGCCAATATCAATACAACATATCACACATTTTAAACACTGTTTGAAAACACCAAGACCCAAACAGGGTTATGAAACCAATGTTCCTAGGATTTCTGTGAGAAAACGTCTGGAAGGAGAAATTAAGTGCATTACCTTCTCTCTGCTGCTATGAGCAGTGATGGATCTCTGAGTGGCTCCACGCAGCGCTGTTCTGTAGTTGTAGAAATTGCTAGAGGGATCCATCtggtgctgaaaaaaaaaaaaaaggtttatgcACCAACCTCAGGTCTTTGCCTGAAAATGTAGATGTGGTTTCTACAAACTAAAGTTTCTAATAAGCCCTATATCCATTTGACATGGTTACATCTTAGTCAGAACTACCGATTTACCAAAAGGCAACATGAGTCACTCTAGTTACTATTCAACAAGGGACATTCTTTCATGGGAACCAAGTAAGATGATACATTTCATGTGCTTTCGAACTTCATTACACTTTTCGCCTGAAGTTGACACATTTACAAAGATTCTGTCATCTTTAACCAGCTTTAGAGCAGCAGTTTTAGTGGGTCCActatggttcaaaagtttggggtcagtaagatttttttaatgattttgaaaagaagtctcttactctcaccaaggcttcattcAGTTGatcaaaataacattaaaaactgtaaaagtgtgaaataatattacgatttaaaataatagttctctattgtaatgttttaaaatgtatttattactgtgatggcaaagcttcagtgtcacgtgatccctCAGAATTCATAACAATGTGCTGATTAAtgctcaagaagcatttcttattattattattaatgtttatcaatttgtgtgtgtgtggaaacatactttttttttttcaaagaacagcatttattctaaatataaatattttgcaacattataaatgtctttactgttatttttgagAAAGTTAATTCatcttttctgaataaaagtattattctCTAAGGTAAGCAAACCTTTACTATGGactagaggtaaaaaaaaaaaaaaaatctgcatcttAAACATTCAAGATTTTAACTCAACAGGGAAGGCAAGAGACCCACTAAACCTTTTATCCTACAATCCTCCATTGTCTGAGAGTAAAACAAAAGGAAAAGAGGGTGTTGTGTGTTGTGATACAGAGGCTGATCCTCCCTGAAGACTACACATACAGTCCCTTATTTACACATCAAAATGCTACAAGCCACAAGGTGAGACTGAACcatgtgtaggtgtgtgtgtcaCATAAGTCATACATCAAATTCAAGGCCTCTGCCtctataaagataaaaatatacCCAAACAAACCCTTTTTAGACAGTAAACACAGTGTGCGgattcaaaattaaaaccttaaAAAGGTCTCAACCCCTCTTAAATGTGGTCTAAAAAGCTTTGTAAACATTTGCACACCCACTCAAAGGGAGAATTACTGTGCTTCAGAAAAATTATGATACAAAAGCAACAATTCTCGCCCACTCGAGACTAAAATTGGCAGGAGGTGGCGTCCATATTGTCAGGGGTTTGAGCATCATGCATGCACGGGGACAAGAGCCAGGGTTGGACACTTAATGTGATTAGTGCCATGTCAGCACTGCATTCAATCCCACTCGTGTTCAATCCCGTGCATATTTCCTCACACCCACCCACTGCTGTAAACAGAAAAGACAGCATCAATCCCATCAGGATCGAAACACACATACCTCTAGTATATCAAATTTGGCGGTTTTGACTTTGCCCCAGGTCTTCTTGAGCCGCGACACCGGACTCATGTTCATCCCGGCTGAAAGACACAGAAACAGACACAGGTCAGCACACTGCAACACCTCGTTTCCTGTCAGAGGTGCAGTTTCTCTATAGCAAATAGAGCAGTTAGGCCCATGAGCCCACATGAACAATGGCATTAGCAGGAGCATCATTTCCCTCCAACAATAAGTTCAGCTTAGAGTGCCGAGGGTCACGATGGGCTTGTGTAGTCAGCACTAATGACCAGATGAGGTCAGAGTTTTAACTGGAAATCACTAGGGGTGGGTCAACCAATCAGTTTTCTCTGTACTGATGACAGAATCATTTCTTACTAAGCCTTGCTTAGATGTTAATCTACTTGTATATGAAGCTTTAAAATCAATGTGAAATCAAAATTCAACTCAACTCAACTTATCCTGACGCAAATTCTTGGTATTATTTAGCCATTGGTTTATCATTCAGTCCATTTGGGttaatataatgtttataatataaaCAATTCCGGAAGGATTAAATCaagtcaaatcaaatttactatgatttttggtcaatttaatgcatcattgctgaaaaatattaatttcttcctataaaaaaataaattaaaaaaaaaatttaattacagAAGCAAAAAGGTCTGGAAATACCAATTCACATTGACTTTAGAAAGACATTAGAATTAACCGATGAACGAAAACATTCATATTTGTAggtcatatattaatattttactgaATATTTTGTGATCTGGGCCTACATCTAAAAATCCTGTAATTTCAGATCTTTTCTTCCCCAAATACAACAGTTTTAAGCCTGAACAATAGCAGCATCTATCCATCAACAAAAGAGCCATCTGAGGCTTTAGTACCATTAACAATCTGTCTGTACGAACAGGTGTCAGGTCCAGAGCTCCACCGTCACACTAACATGATACTTGTGCGAATAATCTTTCAATCCCACTTTCAATGACACTCCTTTCACGTCACACAATGTACGTTGCCTCCAAAAAACACAAGCAGGAGTGATCAACCTTTCCCATGACTTGTTTGTTCTGTTCCAGTGACTTTAATATCAGCCCTCCATCTCTAGGGAGAGAGGCTTGTGTAAGAGTCCCGGCCCATAGGCTCGTCTCCAGGGAATGTCCAGGGAAAAGACAGCTGGTTCCACTCCCTCCCTCCCACAATCCCTCTCTCAATGAGTCGGTCCCTCTCTCAGTCTATTGGATTGGTCAGCACTGACCATCTGCCTGAAGGGTGCTGCTCCTTCGTTCCAGCTCTCACTCACACAGGCTGAACAGCTGCCTTATCTCATGGCCCTTTCCACTCCTGGTCCCCTACCCATAATGCCTCAGGCACAGGCCTGGGTGGATGATTAATGCAGCTTATCattattattgataataataacaacaacatgcgtcatattttttttagaaatctaaccaatttaaaaatgttgcgAATATATTTTCTATAATATATAGCTATATTATAATATAGCTAAAGATTATCTGTAGATTATCGAACAAATGAAAAGACACAGATAAGATACAGTAAAGGTTGAAATTTATCTAATCCTTGACACACAGCTAAAGAAGACTCTCTGCAGCACTCGACAAACACAAACTGATAAATTGTTTGCAGAGTCTATAAGAGATCTGACATTGTTGTGTGTGTTAAGCGTACAAGAGCAGGGATTAGAAAAGCAAACCAAATCCTGCCAAAACAGCAAACTGTTTTATCCAAACAGATTTGTGAGGAACAAAAGAGCTTTCTGTAGCAGAACTGGAGCAAAGTGTTGCAAAGGACGGCAAAACACTCACTAATGATGGCCATGAGCGAGTTGAAGTTGCCAATGTTGAAGCATTCTCGGGCCACGTCGATGAAGAACTCAATGACACGGGCCCGATGTTTCTTCTTTACAGGCTGCAGAAGAAAACCAAGCAATATTTATGATCATCAATAAAGGAATATTTATAACTGATTtcttgctcaagaaacatttcttattttttactttgaaaaagtaaaaattaaaatcaaaaagaattttctaaccccaaacttttgaaaggtggTGTATATTTTCCCTAAAGCCTATATTTAAAATCTCATTAGAAACACTAATTGAGCAACACAACTAACAAATGTACAGGAATTTAAGTTGCTAGGTGAGTCATAGCTATAAACGTAGATAATTACCATGCAGATCTCCGTCGCCACCAGGTAACTGAGCCTGTTGAACCACTCCACGTAAGCCTCCAGGTTACTTGCTTTTTTGTGATCACTAAAGCATCTCTGCaagaatcaaaatttcaaaataTCAACATTGTAATGTCACTGAGGCTTGAGTTTAGTCAAGAGCTTCATTTAGAACATCAAGCCAATGTTTTCCagtttgctttttaaaaaagacaacATATTGGTTATCTGCcattatctgttttttttttgttttttttacattaagtAGTTGAACTTTGATAGCCATGTAAAGAGTTCataatttgtgaaatatcaCTCTTTAAGTGATCTCACAGAACTCTGCATGCTGGGATATTCCCAACCCAAGAACAAAGCCCTCTGAGATGACTGATGATCTCCAACAATGCACATTCAATCAGAGAGTTTGTGCTATTATCTGTTTAGGGAATGTATGCAGACGCTCTGTCTGAAAGCTTGGGTCACTCTAAACCTTCATTCCTCGCATTCCTGCAGTCTGACTGTGCCGTCCGTCACACAATGCACAATCCACTATACCTTTGACGGACAACATCAGAGAGCCAAAATGGTGCACAAGGACCCTCTGGAGAGACAGCGAccaaaacaaaagagaaaatcGCACCAGTAACGCCTTGACACGAGCTGTTGCCTAGCAGCCAGACGGCAATGTGCATTACGAGGCAGGGCTAAGCAAACTTTTGGCGGGTTATTGTGAGAAACCAGTTGCTAGGCTTTGGCCACAAAAGGACACTGTGAGGAACGTGACGAGGGAAACTTGGACAATGATAGATTAGACGAGGAATGTGCTGTGAACGTTGTGTGAAAAAGGTGACACCGTGTTGAACCCGAGAGTTCACGTAAACACTGGGCGTATTGATTTGCAAAGTTGGATATTTGCTGTAGTGAGCGAAAGACATAACATTTGcgttgaatgtatttttagatgACCTTGCTGACCATAAATAGGATGGAACAGTTACCTTGTCGTTATCAAGAGGGTCTTTCTGAACGAATGCCTGAACAAACTCCTCCGGTCCGATGTAGCTCAGTCTTTCCTGAAAAATTAAGATGATGTCAACGTAACCTTTGCAGTAAGTCCAAATGGTCACCTTGAAAATAACTACACATATTATTGATTTTGTAAATGAATCAATCCAAACCCACTGGGAGGTGAGGAATGTAAGGTCATGTAAACTGAGGAAGTTCCTCTCACCAGTTCAATGTGTGTGAGTTGTTGTGCCAGGGTAAAGGGGTCGTTGCAGATGGTCAGAATGTCTCTCTGGATAGACTGAGGTTTGGTCTTCAGCACAGTTAGTCTGTCGGTCACAGAGGAGTTGATCTTAGCCAGGGCCTCCTCATACTGACTCAGTGTGGTGAGCTTACGGATCAGCGTTTGTGTCATCTGTTGCACCGCCTTACGATAGAGCTGGAGAGAGACAGGAGACAGAAGTTGTTGATTTAATTACAACCATGCTTTTATTGACCAGAATTACCTGGAAATCCTTCATTTAAAAGGACTGACAACAAAATGTGTCCTGCACTGATAAGAAAGCTGAGGGAATGCAGAGTATTTGCCCTGCAAACATCTAATGGATTTTCAGGCGTATAATGGTGGGAAAAAGCCCTTTCCTCTTGATTGGTCAGCAATGATGGTGGTTCAGCTCATATGGTTCCAAGATAGGGTCTTGAGTACGTTACATAAACAGTTAATGCAAGATTACGAAACAGCAGCACTTCATTCGTGTCCGTCAAAGAGTTCCTGCATGCCTCCCATTAGGCCTGCACGATAAATCGTTATAAAATCGCGATCTCGATTCACCCTGTTCacgatttaatttttaaatgacttcgatttaaaaaaaaaaaaaaaaatcagccttTATTTTGAAAGGACCGCTCTCACAGGGCTTCACCCTCAGCCAACGACAAAGcgcctgttcacaccaaacgcgaatagagcgtctggcgcgaatgatttcaatgttaagtcaatgtaaagacGCGTTTACGCGCGTCTGGAGGTCTCACGGCGCGGAAGACGCGAATTCGCCTCATTCGCGCGTCAGCCAGagatttatgacacaagttcatacttcagacaggaataaaaaggagctcgcttggaagagtgtcggtgaggagattgggctacctggtaagttgtaaatacacatttcacttttgagtcACGTACAAGTTTATCGACCCGCAGCCTTCCCGCGACGCTGACCCCTACGCcgctgttctgctctccagagcaaatacaaagcggtggctctctcgatgaacgcacgatcaacatcagccatcttgcaaacagacaaccgCCTAGCAGTTGCCCCTCACACAAGAAGCGGATTTCGCCTCGGACGCGTGTCAATTTCGCTTCAAACGCTTGTTTTTTACGCGCGTCTATTTCGCTCTAGACGcgcgaatgcattcaaaatgttcaagtggcaaactagacgcggtagacgcgaatttgactctctattcgcgtttggtgtgaacgctaGTCTCGTGTTTCACTCGTCGAGCGAGCGCGGTAGTTCTATTCATTGAAGCCTCTATGTTTACAGGCTtgtggtgatgtgcaatgtTCTATAGGtgccaaaacaaatatttttggtaCGTTACTtccaatttgttttgttttgtcatggTTCATGTGTGctataaacattacatttcatgagaaaaaaaatcgttgTAGAGAATCGTGATATCAATTCTAAGCTAAAAAATCGTGATTAATATTTTTCCCAGAATCGTGCAGGCCTACCTCCCATTTCCCCTCGTAACACAAGATGGGGTTGAGTTATCTAATAACAAGAGCCTGACACAGTTCTGGACTTCTGTTGCATAAGAAGTGGACAGCAGCGGTCATGCCCTGTTGCTCAACATCAGTCAGGCAAATATCTACATCCCTGCCTTCTCGAGAACCATTGGGCTTTAAGAAGTAGatccaatcagaatccacctgcttgagcatttaaagaggCAGAAAACATAACTGCAGTGTGTGCTtgtaataaacagaacaatattgCACATTAGTGTGGACGCTAATGTAGTTATTGTCATGATTACCATTCTTGGTGCGAACGGCCCTTTAAGGTTTCCATGTTAACCGTGTATATATAGTGATAGCTGTTCAAACATTTTCCTGATTGAGTGCAGGATGTACAAAACATTGGCTTCTGTACTCCTTTCTGACacatagaaaataaaaagtggCCATTAATCTGTTGTGCAGGAGGTCAGTGGCACATAAATCCATCTGACTCAGGACAACCTGCATTCTTGTGCACTCCAGCATATTGTGTAGATTCAAGAATATTGATGATTtggcgagagagagagagtacagAATGAGACGAGACCTTGCAGCACTTGAAATGATCACACAGTGTCTTAATTCCCTCTCCAAGGTCCACCATGTTGACACTAACAGAGGAATAGAAGATTATTTTTAGCAGGAGTTCTTGGTGATAACTGCTTGACATTTAAGCAGCAAATCACACAACTCACTTGTTGTGGAAAAATAAGAAAGCTGCTTGTGTGCTGTGCCTCCACATTTTTAACCCTGGCACGACAGCCGTACAGGTCACTCTGGCATGGACACACCGCACCCAGGTCAAGGGTGAATTCTCTCTATTACTTTCCCAATAAACAGAATTTGTACAAAAGATGTCCAAATGTGCACCAAATGCCTGGAGCTGCAAATGTGCATCTGCACCCTGCCTTTCCTATAAAGAAGACCACATGCATAATGACAATCTAAGCAGACCAGAAGAATACCAAACTGTGGTCTGGAGACAGATGTTACGACATCTATTCTCAGCTCCCGCACCGAAAGCAAGAGATCTAAGACGCAATTGCCAgtaaaaagagagaaaacactAGGTCAACAAACTGCTGGCAAACTCATCAGGACCGATGAGGTCCAGAAGAGGTCAAAACATAAAAGGCCTAACTGGAAATCACTACATAGTGATCTTGTTATGATGGGCTGCGAGCACTGGAGAGTACATTTGAAAATACACCACATTTGTCTCAGATGGGCTCATGTATTACTATAAATACACCTATTGTCCATTGTGCAGTTCTGACTGCTGTGAATTCTCCGTCAATGTAGAGTCAGTGCTCCACTGTAACAGACATTCATTACCCCACTCTCATTATTCCATACGAGAACATGCCGTACACAAGGAGGGGAAAAACACAGGGACTGAATTACATAATACAGACAACATATTGATAGTCTGAACAAATGCATTCTTCACGCTATGAGACGCTCTTCTCATGCACAGATACACATCTACCAGACAGTCTTAACTCAAAAGACAGATTTCCTTTGTCTCGCCAATGTAGTAGATGTCAACATCTAAGAGACTTTGTTGAATTTTGAAACAAAATGGTGTAACCATTTTATTTCCTCATCATGGGTCAGTGACATGTACAACTATACATAAgggaaaattatatatttacacactTTAAAAATAGTGCTTTTTGTATTCATGTTGGTTTCATGCATTTCTTTTACTTGTAACATTTTAAGAAAagtttcaatttaaaatgttgtttaaaggTGTTCTTTCATCCTTCAATGaggctgttttatttattatattaagacCATTGTATTATTCCCACATTCTTGATACAACaataaactgaattaaaaacGTGCTCATCACATAAAAGGTGTGTTCAGGTTATTGTATGTATGAATTGCGTTTTAATGAGttttcatataaataaataggtcAACTACATCATTGACCCTTATATAGTTATAGCTTTCCATGTTATCTTTTGAGTGTACATGCAGTCTTATTAGTTCATCACCCTTTCACTAGATTGAGGAGGCGGTACGACACGCACGCGTTTCCTCCGTGAGCTTAGCGGAGCCGCAGAAGGTCATCGATCTCTGGGGTCGGGAGGAAGCAGATCAATAGCCACACATGTGTTTACTACACAAGTCACCGGAGGATGAGTCCTGCTTGTCTTTTCAGGTTAGTGAAACATCATTTGCTTGGATCTAATGGGTGAGCATCCTCCATCTTAAACTATTCTAACTAGCTCCCTGCTGTTAGTCATTGCACTAATGCTCTCAACCATGGGAGATAACCAGACCTTGCTCCAGCAAATCTTTTTTATTTCACTGTACATTAACAAAAATCAAGATGTGCCGACAAAGGATGACTGTTCAACTGCGGACTATGGAGAAAAACGCCCAGAGGGACATTCAAGGACAAAGCTTGATGAGAGCTGCCAACATTCAAATTTAAGAGGAAGTGACAGGCTCAGTTCTGGCCGATAGACAACAAAAGTatgtgagcacaacagaaggaCGATAACctgatgtaaaaaataaaatctaatcaATTAACACAACCAAAGAGTGTCGCTTTGGGGTTTTTTGTCCGGGAAGTTTTTAAAAGAATCTAGCATAAATGATGATTCCAAATGTGGTGAAAAAGTCCCTTTGAGGAAAAAAGTGCTAAGCCAGAACACTGTAACATACGAGTCAGCACTAATGGAACTATTTAAATGCA
Proteins encoded:
- the rasgef1ba gene encoding ras-GEF domain-containing family member 1B-A, giving the protein MSGGSCSAIQRQTSAGLIYSGVSVPFEDKMPQTPPFPVMYGSNGYNKNIYKAKEEDYEGLYYHDNNLVSGSLEALIEHLVPTVAYYPDRTYIFTFLLSSRLFIHPYELMTKVCHLCVDQQRLSDPQADKARVRKIAPKILQLLTEWTETFPYDFRDERMMKSLKELTHCLSTGDELYRKAVQQMTQTLIRKLTTLSQYEEALAKINSSVTDRLTVLKTKPQSIQRDILTICNDPFTLAQQLTHIELERLSYIGPEEFVQAFVQKDPLDNDKRCFSDHKKASNLEAYVEWFNRLSYLVATEICMPVKKKHRARVIEFFIDVARECFNIGNFNSLMAIITGMNMSPVSRLKKTWGKVKTAKFDILEHQMDPSSNFYNYRTALRGATQRSITAHSSREKIVIPFFSLLIKDIYFLNEGCTNRLPNGHVNFEKFWELAKQVMEFMTWKKVECPFERDRKILQYLLTAPVFSEDALYLASYESEGPENNMEKDRWKSLRSSLLNRT